A portion of the Marinobacter alexandrii genome contains these proteins:
- a CDS encoding baseplate J/gp47 family protein has product MNNRVGHSSKKINTDGTSQGARSSRSLTPSSFLVDDRSVDDLMEYVEKYADVIQYYDQQNRPNGSWRSFFQEEAGDHPHFKLFRAFLECFKHTQAHLNTIPKRHLDLYLDKIIGFNTKKAIPDKAYITFQLAKNIGMHKIQKGTSLQAGKDKNGKTLSYKTTKDIALNQAIIEESRSIFIDSNNGEVESGKKIFSSIRELPSGTEWFAFGSPPSLSDPDTVMDRTTLGFALSSPLFYLQGGHRTIEIKIQCEKQASDNQSEWSLDQGKLERALIVTWSQEEDWSSPLEVDLEINFEREIELTFLLELGADDPAFVVNEELFMKEAIASKWPLLKVHINPSIGIPDIFQWLMVKEIHIGIKASSFPYFTLQSDHGKLDPSKPFNPFGLSPKIGSSFYLGSKEIFSKSVSSVDIDLEWMELPPEGFKDHYQAYGKVDTSSFKMGTSILEKGSWQPLAEGVPLFEETQIENEGTEKKIVVNENRSIVMGLSDRQLMLTNDYKEEIYRSTTVDGFLKMELSHPVMPMQAFGHSEFVGLNTAAILSLTNTTDDDGDLALPKSPYTPMVKSIQLSYSAEQNISVHTSNDDVQFFYLEPFGNKQVSVSHGLLLFPEYTEQGYLFLKVTGLKPPQNFSILFHIADGSADPKEEANIAWSFLTEKGWKSFSASQVLSDTTEKLQVSGIIEFEIPKEASQLATLMPESAFWIRANVTNYKAVGKFISLGTQAVEVEFVDQENDPDHLKHPLPKDRINKLENKDSAIKKISQPFSSWGGKIKESGDDLYIRASERLRHKNRAVTTWDYERIILDRFPSIYKVKCLGHTNLSGAYAPGNVTLVVLPRVLNRTGVNTLAPKATGKLLLEIKNYIKNYVSDWVDVTVLNPEYQEIRVEFNVSFTVGVDKGYHLQLLNEEIIGFLSPWITDSSKEIVFGGKIYKSAIIDFIERRKYVDFITDFKFFSVDKEEGINRMTVTRKDSDESEPLGQIDFEVFLEPEVAEPRDAKSILISASSHQINIVDGSREPKGIGTMATEVELLIT; this is encoded by the coding sequence ATGAACAATAGAGTAGGACATAGTAGTAAAAAGATAAACACGGATGGAACCAGTCAGGGAGCCCGGTCAAGTAGATCACTTACACCTTCCTCTTTTTTAGTTGATGACAGAAGTGTTGATGACCTCATGGAATACGTAGAGAAGTATGCCGATGTGATCCAATACTACGACCAGCAAAACAGACCAAATGGTTCCTGGCGTTCTTTTTTTCAGGAAGAAGCTGGAGATCATCCACACTTTAAGCTTTTTAGGGCTTTTTTAGAATGTTTTAAGCATACACAAGCTCATTTAAACACGATTCCGAAACGACACCTTGACCTATACTTGGATAAGATCATTGGCTTTAACACTAAGAAAGCCATTCCGGATAAAGCTTATATCACATTTCAGCTTGCCAAGAATATCGGGATGCATAAGATACAGAAAGGGACATCTCTTCAGGCCGGAAAGGATAAAAACGGTAAGACGCTTTCATACAAAACAACTAAAGATATTGCCTTAAATCAGGCAATCATTGAAGAATCCAGATCCATTTTTATTGATTCGAATAATGGAGAAGTAGAATCAGGGAAAAAAATATTTTCTTCTATCAGAGAACTCCCTTCAGGTACCGAATGGTTTGCGTTTGGTAGCCCTCCATCTTTATCTGATCCAGATACGGTGATGGATAGAACAACGCTTGGATTTGCATTGAGCTCGCCACTTTTTTACTTGCAAGGAGGCCATCGAACGATTGAGATTAAGATTCAATGTGAAAAACAAGCTTCTGATAATCAATCGGAATGGTCGTTGGATCAAGGCAAACTTGAGCGAGCGCTTATTGTCACCTGGAGCCAGGAGGAAGATTGGTCATCCCCTTTGGAAGTAGATCTTGAAATCAATTTCGAACGTGAGATAGAATTAACTTTTCTGTTGGAATTGGGAGCAGATGATCCGGCTTTTGTAGTAAATGAAGAACTATTTATGAAAGAAGCTATTGCATCAAAATGGCCACTTCTCAAAGTACATATTAATCCGTCAATTGGCATACCTGACATATTCCAATGGTTAATGGTCAAAGAGATCCACATTGGGATCAAAGCTTCCTCTTTTCCGTATTTCACGCTTCAAAGTGACCATGGAAAACTGGACCCTTCCAAACCGTTTAACCCTTTTGGCCTTTCTCCCAAGATTGGTTCCTCCTTCTACCTTGGAAGCAAGGAAATATTTTCCAAATCCGTTTCCTCCGTTGATATAGATCTGGAATGGATGGAGTTACCCCCAGAAGGGTTTAAAGATCATTACCAGGCTTATGGAAAAGTTGATACATCAAGTTTTAAAATGGGCACTTCCATTTTAGAGAAAGGCAGTTGGCAGCCGTTGGCAGAAGGGGTGCCACTTTTTGAGGAAACACAAATAGAGAATGAGGGGACGGAGAAGAAAATAGTTGTGAACGAAAACCGGTCGATTGTGATGGGCCTCAGCGATCGACAGCTTATGCTGACTAATGATTATAAAGAGGAGATTTACCGATCAACTACTGTAGATGGCTTTCTTAAAATGGAACTGAGTCATCCAGTTATGCCAATGCAGGCATTTGGGCACAGCGAATTTGTGGGATTGAATACAGCAGCTATTCTGAGTCTTACCAATACTACGGATGATGATGGTGATTTGGCATTACCCAAGTCACCCTATACACCTATGGTTAAATCCATTCAATTATCCTACTCCGCTGAACAAAATATTTCGGTACATACGTCTAACGATGACGTACAATTTTTTTATCTGGAACCATTTGGAAATAAACAGGTATCGGTATCTCATGGGCTGCTCTTGTTTCCCGAGTACACAGAGCAGGGGTATCTGTTTTTAAAGGTAACAGGATTGAAGCCGCCCCAAAATTTTTCCATTCTGTTTCATATTGCAGATGGATCTGCTGATCCAAAGGAAGAGGCAAATATTGCCTGGAGTTTTCTGACAGAAAAGGGCTGGAAGAGTTTTTCGGCTTCACAAGTACTCTCCGATACAACAGAAAAGTTGCAGGTGTCAGGCATCATAGAATTTGAGATCCCGAAGGAGGCTTCTCAGTTAGCCACCCTAATGCCTGAGAGTGCCTTCTGGATCAGAGCCAATGTCACGAATTACAAGGCGGTAGGAAAATTCATTTCTTTAGGGACTCAAGCAGTCGAGGTGGAGTTTGTTGATCAGGAGAATGATCCGGATCATTTAAAACATCCGTTACCAAAAGACAGAATCAATAAGCTGGAAAATAAGGATTCGGCCATCAAAAAAATCTCACAGCCCTTTTCATCCTGGGGTGGAAAGATCAAAGAATCTGGAGATGATCTTTACATCCGGGCAAGTGAGCGATTGCGGCATAAGAACAGGGCAGTTACCACCTGGGATTATGAGCGGATTATATTGGATCGGTTTCCTTCTATCTACAAAGTAAAATGCTTGGGGCATACGAATCTATCTGGTGCTTATGCTCCCGGAAATGTGACACTTGTGGTTTTACCTAGAGTACTGAATCGTACAGGGGTCAATACGCTGGCTCCCAAAGCGACAGGCAAACTGCTTCTGGAGATCAAAAACTACATCAAGAACTATGTTTCTGATTGGGTGGATGTTACTGTACTCAATCCTGAATACCAGGAAATACGGGTAGAATTCAATGTAAGCTTTACTGTAGGCGTAGACAAAGGGTATCATTTACAATTGCTTAATGAAGAGATCATTGGGTTTCTGTCACCATGGATCACAGACTCTTCCAAGGAGATTGTATTTGGTGGGAAGATCTACAAGTCAGCCATTATTGACTTTATTGAGCGTAGAAAATACGTGGATTTTATTACTGACTTCAAATTCTTTTCAGTAGACAAGGAGGAAGGAATTAATAGAATGACGGTTACAAGAAAGGATTCGGATGAATCCGAGCCATTAGGCCAGATTGATTTTGAGGTATTTCTAGAGCCTGAAGTAGCCGAACCCAGGGATGCGAAATCCATTCTTATTTCAGCATCATCACATCAGATCAACATCGTAGATGGTAGTAGAGAACCTAAAGGAATTGGAACCATGGCAACAGAGGTAGAACTGCTAATCACATGA
- a CDS encoding GPW/gp25 family protein: protein MEQNNSLFHGTGWSFPPDFSQGTGVGLVHGESDINESLEILLSTQPGERVMNADFGCDLTPLLYEPLTLTLQTMIKEIIEVAVLYHEPRIEVLDVTFEEVDEENGLILIDIEYKIRTTNSRYNLVYPFYKDEGAN, encoded by the coding sequence ATGGAACAGAATAATTCACTATTTCATGGAACAGGATGGTCGTTTCCTCCAGACTTTTCTCAGGGTACAGGAGTGGGGTTAGTCCATGGCGAGTCAGATATCAACGAAAGTCTGGAAATACTTCTCTCGACACAACCTGGGGAGCGAGTAATGAATGCCGATTTCGGTTGTGATCTCACCCCATTGCTCTATGAACCGCTTACCCTTACCCTTCAAACCATGATCAAGGAAATCATCGAAGTGGCCGTTCTCTATCATGAACCACGAATAGAAGTGTTGGACGTGACTTTTGAAGAGGTAGATGAAGAAAACGGACTGATCCTGATTGACATAGAATATAAGATCAGAACAACCAATTCGAGATACAATCTGGTTTATCCATTCTATAAAGATGAAGGAGCAAATTGA
- a CDS encoding PAAR domain-containing protein, with protein MGAAARVGDMHTCPMTTGPVPHVGGPINPPGEPTVLIGGMPAARVGDILVCVGSPDTIAMGSGTVMIGSMPAARMGDTTAHGGSIVVGCPTVLIGD; from the coding sequence ATGGGAGCAGCCGCCAGAGTAGGAGATATGCATACATGCCCAATGACAACAGGTCCGGTACCACATGTTGGAGGTCCTATCAATCCACCAGGTGAGCCAACCGTGTTGATTGGAGGAATGCCGGCGGCAAGAGTTGGGGATATACTGGTGTGTGTAGGATCACCTGATACCATAGCAATGGGTTCGGGTACTGTCATGATCGGTAGTATGCCTGCTGCCAGAATGGGAGATACAACAGCGCATGGAGGATCTATTGTAGTAGGTTGTCCAACGGTATTAATTGGAGATTGA
- the vgrG gene encoding type VI secretion system tip protein VgrG yields MSISRTLPIETPTDLITYTILIEGEKIKPEHNVIGIFTSKSVGKIPTARLILDDGSIPEEDFELSSTDTFLPGKKIEIQVGYNSEDQPLFKGVIVKHGVRVKNGKSSQLVLDCKDEAVKMTIGRKNNLFYESKDSEIIEEIIGTYGLTSEIEPTTVSHTEMVQYNVSDWDFVMLRADANGYLVMVNDGNVVLSKPDTSTEPKLGLLYGETIKEFEGEIDARNQFGAIKSYSWDAASQSVLEMEGTSPGLTKPGNLNGELSEVMGLESLNLFHGGQIADAEMTAWANGHFLRSDLSPVRGKVMHEGFSDIEVGDMIELGGLGDRFNGKAFVSGVSHTVSEGDWNTELQFGLDPDCFTQKVDVSAPAASGIIPPIKGLHIGIVTQLSGDPDGEERILVKVPLINDQEDGIWARMTHPDAGNNRGLTFWPEVGDEVILGFLNDDPRNPIILGSLYSSSAPPAIAASDENPEKGIITKSEMKIVINDESKSLEISTPSGNLLSLSEETKGVLIEDQNGNKIEMTADGVTIESAADLKLVAAGDLLMEGTNIEGAASAEWKCEGGSGAEFASGAIAVIKGSMVQIN; encoded by the coding sequence ATGAGTATTTCCAGAACACTACCAATTGAAACACCTACTGACCTTATCACTTATACCATCTTGATTGAAGGGGAGAAAATAAAACCGGAGCATAATGTGATTGGAATTTTCACAAGTAAATCCGTTGGGAAAATACCAACCGCGAGGCTCATACTTGATGATGGTAGTATTCCAGAAGAAGATTTTGAACTGAGCAGTACGGATACTTTTTTACCAGGCAAAAAAATAGAAATTCAGGTAGGGTATAACTCAGAAGATCAACCACTTTTCAAAGGAGTTATTGTCAAGCACGGTGTTCGGGTCAAAAATGGAAAATCTTCGCAACTGGTTCTCGACTGTAAGGATGAGGCGGTAAAAATGACGATCGGTAGGAAAAACAATCTGTTTTACGAAAGCAAGGACAGTGAGATCATAGAAGAGATCATTGGCACCTATGGGTTGACATCCGAAATTGAGCCGACAACAGTCAGCCATACTGAGATGGTCCAATACAATGTATCGGATTGGGATTTTGTTATGCTACGAGCAGATGCCAATGGTTACTTAGTGATGGTGAATGATGGTAATGTGGTGCTAAGCAAACCAGATACTAGTACAGAACCTAAGTTAGGACTATTGTATGGTGAAACGATAAAAGAATTCGAGGGAGAGATCGATGCAAGAAATCAATTTGGTGCCATTAAAAGCTATTCCTGGGATGCAGCTTCTCAATCGGTGCTGGAGATGGAAGGGACGAGTCCGGGACTGACAAAACCAGGGAATCTCAATGGGGAGTTGTCGGAAGTTATGGGTCTCGAAAGCCTGAATCTTTTTCATGGAGGCCAGATTGCAGATGCAGAAATGACCGCATGGGCTAATGGGCACTTTCTACGATCTGATCTATCACCTGTTCGAGGGAAGGTAATGCACGAAGGATTCTCTGATATAGAAGTAGGGGATATGATTGAGTTGGGCGGACTTGGAGACCGTTTTAATGGAAAAGCTTTTGTTTCCGGAGTTTCACATACAGTTAGTGAAGGCGATTGGAATACGGAACTCCAATTTGGACTGGACCCGGATTGTTTCACCCAAAAAGTAGACGTGAGTGCTCCTGCAGCTTCAGGGATCATACCCCCGATCAAAGGCTTACACATTGGTATTGTAACGCAATTATCAGGCGATCCGGATGGAGAAGAAAGAATACTGGTGAAGGTGCCACTTATCAATGATCAGGAAGATGGTATCTGGGCAAGAATGACTCATCCCGATGCAGGAAATAACAGGGGCTTAACCTTTTGGCCAGAGGTGGGAGATGAGGTGATCCTGGGTTTTCTGAATGATGATCCCAGAAATCCGATAATTCTTGGATCATTATACAGTAGTTCTGCACCACCAGCCATTGCCGCTTCAGATGAGAATCCTGAAAAAGGGATCATCACGAAATCAGAAATGAAAATAGTGATCAATGATGAAAGCAAAAGCCTTGAGATAAGCACACCATCTGGAAACCTACTTAGTCTAAGCGAAGAAACAAAGGGCGTGTTGATCGAAGATCAAAATGGGAATAAGATAGAGATGACAGCTGACGGGGTAACTATAGAAAGCGCCGCTGATCTGAAACTGGTGGCAGCAGGTGATCTGCTGATGGAAGGAACTAATATTGAGGGTGCTGCATCTGCCGAGTGGAAATGCGAAGGCGGGTCCGGGGCGGAATTCGCTTCCGGTGCAATTGCAGTAATTAAAGGGTCAATGGTACAAATAAATTAG
- a CDS encoding DUF5908 family protein, with protein MPLEIRESIIRINVLDKSNSEEDPEKNNYELDADLIIKECVEQVLELLKEQNER; from the coding sequence ATGCCACTAGAAATACGAGAATCCATCATTCGCATCAACGTTCTGGATAAATCCAATAGTGAAGAAGATCCTGAGAAGAATAACTATGAATTGGATGCGGATTTAATAATAAAAGAATGTGTAGAACAGGTTTTAGAACTTCTTAAAGAGCAAAACGAAAGATGA
- a CDS encoding phage tail protein: protein MSIYFPPTSFYFKVEFTDIGSSSKDLRFQEVSGLSVDVETEDFKEGGENRFVHKLPVRTKYSDLTLKRGLLTDSKVIKWCRKAIEDFEFNPIDINITLLNEEGEPINMWAVHHAYPVHWSISDFNSMDSKISVETIKLHYNYFKVINGASAPLTAFGDKLKQVKKLKRKVDEGYSIYSKVKRFAKRF from the coding sequence ATGAGTATCTATTTCCCACCGACCTCTTTCTACTTCAAAGTCGAATTTACTGATATTGGGAGTTCTTCGAAGGATTTACGCTTTCAGGAAGTGTCAGGACTCTCGGTAGATGTTGAGACAGAGGATTTCAAGGAGGGAGGGGAAAACCGATTTGTGCATAAACTACCAGTAAGGACCAAATATTCAGACCTTACCTTAAAACGCGGGCTGTTAACAGACTCAAAGGTGATCAAGTGGTGCAGGAAAGCCATTGAGGATTTCGAGTTTAATCCGATAGATATCAATATCACATTGCTCAATGAGGAGGGAGAACCTATTAATATGTGGGCAGTGCATCATGCCTATCCCGTTCACTGGTCAATATCCGATTTCAATAGTATGGACAGTAAGATATCTGTCGAGACCATTAAGCTTCACTACAATTATTTCAAGGTGATCAATGGAGCTTCTGCTCCTTTGACGGCATTTGGAGATAAGCTGAAGCAAGTAAAGAAATTGAAACGTAAGGTCGATGAGGGGTACAGTATTTACAGCAAAGTCAAACGTTTCGCGAAAAGATTTTAA
- a CDS encoding phage tail protein: MAYPIPAFHFEVTLGGSAIGFSEASGLTVENDVIEYRDGFSPEFTKIKLAGLKKYSNITLKRGIVEDSGNNEFFKWIKTTSMRKTERKDLTISLLNEDHAPVMSWSIKNAWPIKVEGPSLKSDDNNVAIESIELAHEGLTLV, from the coding sequence ATGGCATATCCAATACCAGCTTTCCATTTCGAGGTTACCCTTGGTGGTAGCGCTATCGGGTTTTCGGAAGCTTCCGGACTCACAGTTGAAAATGATGTAATAGAATATAGAGATGGATTCAGTCCGGAGTTCACCAAAATTAAATTGGCAGGATTAAAGAAGTACAGCAATATCACACTTAAGAGAGGTATTGTTGAAGATTCAGGGAACAATGAGTTCTTCAAGTGGATCAAAACTACAAGCATGCGGAAAACTGAGCGAAAGGACCTTACCATTAGTTTGTTGAATGAGGATCACGCACCGGTTATGTCCTGGAGTATAAAAAATGCCTGGCCAATCAAGGTTGAAGGTCCAAGCCTGAAGTCTGATGATAACAATGTCGCCATAGAGTCGATAGAGTTGGCTCATGAGGGTTTGACACTAGTTTAG